Proteins from a genomic interval of Drosophila melanogaster chromosome 2R:
- the CG43192 gene encoding uncharacterized protein: MALLNKFFCCYSISTGVVVIGSSYVIIDLLRLFYHLTIFYFPGPVFRHWYFEKHSGDDVHDLITVTMMKNRIQVILVLLVDLLTDIGLLLSVNSGIIPILIWILKSIFLALVYLIVILSLCFAYAHIILALIFVPIFAMEIYFLFIVSLHLVELGLSSDVNDESPDETAV, translated from the exons ATGGCTTTGCTAAACAAATTCTTTTGTTGCTACTCGATCAGCACTGGAGTGGTTGTGATAGGAAGTTCCTATGTAATAATCGATTTACTTCGCCTGTTCTATCACCTGACTATCTTCTATTTCCCAGGGCCTGTtt TTCGACATTGGTATTTTGAAAAACACAGCGGCGACGATGTCCACGATCTAATCACTGTTACAATGATGAAGAATCGTATTCAGGTTATCCTTGTCCTGCTGGTCGACCTTTTGACGGATATCGGACTGCTATTGAGCGTGAAT TCTGGTATAATACCCATATTGATTTGGATATTAAAATCGATCTTCTTGGCCCTCGTCTACTTGATCGTTATTCTGTCCCTGTGCTTTGCCTATGCCCACATTATATTGGCCTTGATTTTCGTTCCCATATTTG CAATGGAAATATATTTCCTGTTTATTGTGAGCCTGCATTTAGTGGAACTAGGTCTATCGAGTGACGTGAACGACGAGAGTCCCGATGAAACAGCCGTCTAA